One Salvia splendens isolate huo1 chromosome 1, SspV2, whole genome shotgun sequence genomic window, AGGAGATTACATTTAAAAGACTATAAATTTAGAATCCAGCAACAACATACGACAAAAATCTCATACATATCAAGTGATAGCCATATAACCCTCAATATAAGCACACAACGTAACATCATATACTTCCACAATGGGTAAAAGTAAAGTATGGTTCTTCCAATAATTTCCATAATTCTCAGTAGCAAGATAAATATTTTGTCACACACAGGCGTTAACTAAGTTTGTGTTCAACTATCTGTGAGAACCCTAACTGCAGCTAATGAAACATGGATTATTTATGTAGAGGTTAATTGCATAATACTGTACATAGGCTCGCTTTTTCATTCTGAAGATGGTGGTAATGCCAAACCAATGTATACGAGATTATCTTCCACTACATATTGCAGACACTGCAATCTACAAGAGTCATACACATAAAAATGCAATAAGAATTGCACATCACTGTTAAATCTGAAGTCTCCTGGAGTAGAAACAGGTTTAGTTCTTCATTTTGACGAGAAAACAAAGAGTGCAGCAAGCATACCTTCATCGAAACTCCACCAACAATCACACAACTTCTGATGGTCGGTACATGCTTAGCAAGTGTCTTAATCATACTATCAATCCTGAAAAATAGTCATACTAATTCAAAAACTACAATGAATGAAAGCTATGATAAAAAGAAGTAAAGAGAGAATCAAACGTATATTAAAAATCTAAAGAATAAATGCTGGCGATAGTCCCAAAAATCATGGCAGCACCAAGGATTACAAATACATGAGTTCAGCAAGCGACACAATCAATAGAACTCAAGCAAACGATAGTTTTAGTATTTAAACTCCGAAGAGGAAAAAAATAGTATAACCCTTAAGAAACCAACATGATAATCACACAAGCTCTTTGCCTACTTCATTTTGCTGAAACTCAAGTTCTAGACCGTACTACTGGTCTGATGAGACCGTACAAGAAGAAATAGTTGTCAATGTTGCACTCAAGGGATTGCCTGTGGATATAGGATAAAACATACTATAACATAGTGCACAGCATAGCTAATCATGTCCCACCATAACCAAATATCCAAATATCCAACACGACACATACAGTAAGATACAATTTGTGCTGGAAATTAAAACATGCAAATGTTGATTTACCAATAAAACTGAGTTCTttaaagtaataaaaaattatataatgacttgaaaattttaaacaaCTGGATATATATTAAAGTTCGATCATATGATGTTTAACTGTACAAATAACATCTTCTACATCGTGTTAAAAAATGTCAGAGAGATGATAGCTCATTAGTTAATGTATAAGTGAACGGGGGTTCACAAATTCATGCAAAGCACTAAAATTAATATAGTGGTTTTTAATACTAATAACAACATCCACATCTGATAATCATCACAATTTTTAAGCAAGTGGGGGAAGTTACATGGAAGTTACTTCCTCAGTTTACATCAGTCTTATAAAACAGGAAATAGCACGAAGATCATATATATTGAAGAACACAGAGAGCTAATAGGTAGCAAACTTAATTTATCATAATAATGACAAAATGAAACTGAGCTAAATTGAATGCAAAGATATGCATTTGTTCAACTTCAATCAATATCATTATCAGGAGCCAACTAAATAAGATATGAGTACCTTGACCAAGATAACAAAAGATAACTCCGCATGAAGCAGAACTTACTGAATAGCCAACTCCCTTGTAGGTGTAAGAATTAGAGCTCTAACAGCTGGTCTACTCTTTCGCCATAACAAAAGCCTCTCCAGGGTTGGTAGAGCAAAAGCAGCTGTCTgaatatgattaaaaaaatatagtcaTTAATTCTACAGACAACCGTCTGACCTCTTTGCATCCTACACACTTCCATTTCAAAATATGGTCTTATGTAAAAATTGATACTACAAAACTAAAGCAAGAGAAGCGAACAATGAGATATAAGGAGTTCAGCATTCCATCTTTTCAGTAAGTGGGTGAATTTAAGGGagaaaacaaatgaaattcaAACTGTAGCTATCGTGCAATACAAACTAGAAATACCTTCCCAGATCCAGTAATAGCACTCCTGCATATATCACGCTGACGTAAAGCATAAGGTATACAAGCAGCCTACCACACAGAGAAGAAATAATCCATTAACGAATTGGCCGATTATGACATAAAACCAAGTAAACAAATTTGAAGGCATTGCCTTTTGAATACCTGAATGGGAGTAGGCTTTACATAACCCAATTCTTTACACGCCAGTAGCAATGGCCTCGAGAGAGGAAAATCCAGAAACGAGTTTGCTTCGAAGGTTACACCATCCTCGGATGAAAAGAACGCTTTTCCAGCATATCCACTAGTCGTCGGGGCGTCTTCGCCCTCTTCCTCTTCAGACCTATAACCGTCCTGCACCAGAGAACCAACCATAACACTCAATCAGTTCCCAATTCCGCCACATCCATCAGCACAAAAGCGTCACTGTAATATTTCCAGCTCAACATCAATAAAGCGAAAGCACTACCTGGATCTCGATTTCGGAATCCGACCGCTCCTCGGAATCAGCTTCTTCTGCGGCGGCGATGGGGCGCCGCTCGAGagctttactaattttgtagtCTATCGAAGTTGTGCTCCGTCGCGCGTGCTCGTCGGCGATCGATTCGGTGTAGGAGGAGAAATCCCAAGGCGACTGGGTAGGTTTCTTGCCTCTCCGTACTACaacttcttcttcggagtcgccGTCGGTGCTGTGGTCGATTTCCTCATCGCTGGGGGGATCGAACACGAATTTCTCCATTGGAATTGAGTCTGCAGCGCTGAAATTGGAAGAAGGTTTTAGGAATTACGATTCCAAAATTAGTTAGGGCTTATGAGTGATTAATATAAACGCACAAGAGGCCCGTGGATGACTGGGCCTTATGTTTTCCATAATTGCACAGAAAAAACTTACCTTTTTCATTGAGTGAAACGAGCGCACCCGAAAATGGCGCACCGGCTGCGGCCGCTCTTTCAGTGGCGCCACTTCTCAGCTCCGGCACGCGCCAACACTAGTCTTCCTTTCTCCTCGGCATGCCGCCAAGTTCATTCCCGCGCACGCGCTCTGAAATTGTGCTATTCTCCTCCGCTCTCCCGCGCTACGGAGAGCGGCGATGAATTATCTGATGGCAGGTTCTTATATTCGTGTCATGTGTAGCAGATTCTGGAGCCGTAAATAATTGTTTTTACCCCGCCTTTATTTATTCACATATCCATCTTCACCTTGTTTTTTCTCTTCCTATAATAGtacaaataaatttaagttATTAtgaataatttgttttttatcaaaaaaattgattttttccAAAATCTTAAATTTGTCCTGATAATAAAATATGTGTGTTGCAGTAGCATTCTTCATACGTTGCTTTAAGAATCTTAAATTTGTCCTGATAATAAAATattcacaaaaaatatcaataatagTTATAACCGTTATGTACTGTTGAAAATAAGTGGCACACCCATTTTACCGTCAATCAAAGataaatttgtaaatatatAAAGGCACGGTTTTTCACAAATAATTCCAAGCGTAATACTACCTCAAAAGTCAAAATTCACTAATACAATCGTCAAAATATGATTATACTACTACAACTAAAAATACAGATGAAGTACTAAGAATAAGATAGTGAAGTTGAGTGCTGTATTATCCTCCTCCCTAAATAAAGGTCAGAATTATCATTCGATATAAAAAGAACACCTTCAGCAGCAAAACCAATTAGACGTTGTCATAGATGGGAGCAAGATTCCGATAATTTAAGGCTCTGATCACTTATATAACCTACCTCCGCTTGTACCTGCAAAGTAGCAAGAATCCGAATCATGTTTCAAGTCTACACAAAATGCTGAATTCGGGGAACATGAACAAGAGCCCAAATCTCAAATCCTATTGAATAACAGAAACGCATAGGTAGACTAGATATCAAAATGTTATATATTACCGTGACTTGCTCTTGAACGAGGACTTCTTCTTCAAACCACCTTTGAGGGCTCTTGTTTGCTTTTTCTCACTCATGTCATCCTGGAAAAGTTCGTGCATCTCGTCTGTTCTTGATTGCGTAGGATTTTTAACATGTTTTTTCACAATCTTGCCGGCCTGAACAGCCTTGCTTGCAGCCTTGACTGCTTTTGCTCTTCTATATGCAACATCAACAAGTGAAATTCCATTTTTCTCTTTATCCTTTTTCTCTCCACCCTGATTCATTTCAGATATTGATTATATGAGACAACTGTTGTAAGTATGAATTTTACTGATACCAAGGATAACCAAAGTCATAGAAAAAATATGAGTAACAAAATAAAGGCTGTGAAGTGTAGATTAGATAATCCACTTCACAAAATTTCAATCTAATCCATAAATTTAAAACTCACCTTGATAACATCCTCGTCCTCCAACATCTCTCTAGCCGCTTCCaatttccttctcttcttccttggCAAGTTTTTCTGCCAGAAATATTTGCATGAGATGAATATTTCCTCAGACAATAGGATCAGACTATAAACATGGTGGTATGTCACAAACCTCGCGCTCTCGCTTTCTCTTTTCCTTCATCTTCAACTCCTCTGCTTGTTCTGCACTAATTGTGCTACGTCCAGAACCTTTTCCCTTATCCGAAGCTTCCTATTAAATCATTTAATGATGCCAGTTAAGTAGTTAGCTAGTTGTATAGCCAACACAAATTGTGAAAAGACATTATCAACACTGCATTAAAAACATGGAAAAGATCCAAGACAAATAACAGAAAGGAAAGTAGATATAGAAATAAAAGGAAAAGAGGGACCGGACAAAGCACGCGGCCGGCCATTAAGTTTTTCAAAGTGACACAACAACTAAGAAAAAGCTTCATAGTTTTCTCAGTTAAAGGAACCAATCTTATAAGACCCATTTTGAGTCATTAAATTGTTGGAGTGAAAGAAGGCAAGTGGATACTCGATAATAGTAACAGCCTATAAACCAGCTAGATTTAGTCAGACAAACTTTAAAGATCACAATGTTCACGAGACTTAGGGCATAAATCACAAATAACAGAAACATACCTTAGATGCTTTAGCAGCAagtttcttttccttttcagtAACAAACCATGTTCTTTTAGGGCGTGCATAAATTTCATCTCTGTGAGCGATCATATTTTCGGCCTACAAGTCAAGAGGAATATGCCTTTCAATTTTGAAATAGATGTTACAACTGACTTAGAGAGGTATTTAAAACATCTACTGTTTGTTGTTATGTTCAATACTGTTCAAGAATGTAAGCGGGCTAACATTATAATATCATGTTTGACTGTCTCATCTGCAAGTCGAAGCAATCATAAAATCTCACTATAATGCTGGAATGGaaaatattgcactgcccaatTTCATTGCTATGTCCAGTTTTTTCTCAAGCTGATAAATTGAACAATttgaattcttttttaattttaatattctcTAAAATATTTCTCTCACATAACTGGGTGAAATTTGTGTTGAGTATTTTCACTGACAAATAACAAAATGCTTTTCCAGGCTATGCTTTGTATCTTTGAACTTGGTAGCAGAGATGGATTAAGCAATTCTAGAACCAAAGAAACTAAGAACCATTGGAAACCAAACAAAAGCCATAAAACAATAACCTTTGTAACCTCCATTTCAGCTTTCCTTAGTGCCATCTCCTCCCTGCAAAAACAAGGACAGATCTTGGTGAATACCATGTTCATTAGTAGGGTGAGCCAACAAGATTGTTCAATTACTTTTCTTCTCGAAGTATTGATGCTACTTGATCTTCCATTTGTTCAATTATTTCAGACCACTTCTGTATTGACTGTTCAGCAACGGTTCTGTTCCTCACTCTTGAACCAACTCTTTTAACCTATCATAATGATTTGAGGCGTTACTTTAATGTTTTCAAGGAGATAGAATCTCAATATAGttgaaacataaaaaacaaTCACATGGACAAGGAAGGTAAATGAGGCATCTTTATAGGGTGTAAACACTTGGTACCCACTTCATCCTCAAAACTTCAAAAGAGGGGATGGCGAAGTATATGCACTAATACATTCTAAGCACCCAAAAACACAGAATATGATAGCACAACAGACGGAGAAACAGTTTCAGAATGTAAAGTAGAATGATGAGAAACAACTTATTCAGATAGAAAACACATATGATGTAAAGAGCATGTAAACTACTTAGTACTTACTAATGCATACCCATCAAATAGAGGAATAGGGGAAAACAGCTTTAGGTGGCAATGAAATTATATATTCGGATAAAGTGAAATGGGGCAACGATTCTACAATAACATTTAAAAGTAAACTTTATGCTAACAAACTAAGATACCCGCGATCCTAAATTGATAAAATGTAAAAGAAGATTACACATTTCAGATGCACCATAAATGCGTAATCTTCTTTCACATTACTTTCAATTTAGGCTCCCAGAATATATCAACTATAATATATCCTAAAGTAGTAGAATACTTTTAGTTAATAATAAACAAATTGTTATGCCTACTATGTAACCGCGAGGGTTAAGATCATTTGATAAATAATGTCTTGGAGCCCTCAGCCATAATTACATCAATTAAACTTCCctcaagaaagaaaatgagGTTCAAGTTTTATTTATCATTATATAATCCATACAAATAGGTTAGATCCAGTCTGTATACCTGCAGTGTTAGTAAATCAATACAGCATGAAGGACTTTTACCAGTCCTAAAAAATATTTGCAAACAAAGCCCATTTAAGAAAATCCTACCAGATAcatttgtaaaaattgaaacACGCACAAAATTTCAAAGGTTCTCAAACTGAACAAACAAGAATAAGTAAGAAGAGACGAAATCCCAGTTTGTATGTCCTTACTATAGCATTTAGGAGAGACCGATCCTCATCAGTAACAAAGGTAACAGCATATCCATCTTTACCAGCCCTGGCAGTGCGACCCACTCGATGGACGTAACTGCAGATGAGCAAAATAAGAAACCTATACTTGGAAAATCAATTGTAAATTGAAAGCTACAGAACTCAGTAATGCGCCAAGAGCTATATAACTGAATAACAACCCGAGAGCTACATAACTAAAAACATAAATATCCAGACCAACCTCAAGAAAGCAATGATTACCTTGTAATGTCTCGTGGACATGCAAAATTAATGACTGTACGAACACCAATAATATCAAGACCCTGCAAACAAGTATTGAATAATGAGTCTCAATGATCAAAGCCTTTTAATTTCTGGAGTAGTTTTAACACAGCTATTTGGTTACAATCTATACTTACACGAGCAGCAACATCTGTTGCAATTAGAAAATCAACTTGTTGTTTCCTGAAAAGTTCCAATGCCTACAAATAATTATTGGTATACGCGTCAACATATGAGTACAAGCACAACAGAGTACAATGTTTCTAAGAGATACTTACGTCCATACGCTGGGCTTGGGTGAGGTCTCCGTGAAGCTCAGCTGCTTTAAAGCCAGCCAGCCCAAATAGAATTTTTAATCTATGAGCTGCCTTCTTGGTACCACTGAAATCAGGATATAAAATTTCAAAAGTTTCATCTTATAATGCATTGATTGCAATTATACTCTATGTTCCAACTAGCTTGCTTAAATATGAGCCAATTGATCCCTCATTGTTGAGTGGCATTTCATCACAGACACTATAGCAGATAAAAACTCAACAAGGGTGAACtgaaaacatgattattgcCCACACGAAATTGGGATTTGAGAAGAAAACCTGAAGACAATCACTCTAGATGTAAAGCTCTTGGAGCATATAGAAAGAAGAACTGCTTCCTGATTTCCTTCACGCATTCGGCGTATGCGAATCACCCTGCATAGGAGATACAGTTTCGTTAGATTACTTATACAGGGGTAAGATTACAGAATCAGCCTCCAAAGGTATTAATGGAAGAACCATAAATATTGAAGTAGAACTACTAATGACCCACTCTTCAGTTAATGCAGCCGGTCGCTTTGCTGTTGGATCAGCTGACAAGCGTACAGGTTTATTCAAGGAAAGACTGGCAAGCTCATCAACTTTCTCAGTCATGGTCGCTGAGAATAACATGGTTTGTCTCCTTTTCGAACATAATTTAACCTGAATGGCAGCAACAAGTAATCAAGTAGTCTATAACATAAGTTCAGAAAAGAACTGCAAATAGTATAGTATTACTAttacaaaaaggaaaaagtatGGGAATTGTACCAATTCATTAATTTCAGCACTAAATCCAAGCTCAAGAAGCCGATCAGCTTCATCAAGTATCAAAACTGCGAGCTCATCCAGATGCACGGACATAGAGTTACGCAAGTGATCTATCATCCGTCCTGGAGTTGCAACAACTATATCTGGCAAAGTTCTTAAAGCTGCTTCTTGCACCTAATATCATTCACTATTAGTTAAAACAAACATAAGTTGCgaaaaaacaaataaagcatAACATTAACTGCAGCAAAAGAACATTCAGTTTAAAGGAAATTACATTTAAATTACAATTAAATTTAGAATCTGGCAACCACATACAATAAACATTTCATATACATCAAGTGATAACCATATCACCCTCAATTTCAGGGGAACAAAGATAGGTTCTTTTCCTGAGACACCACTTGCTACAGAGAATTCACTAGATTTGTAATGAATTTCTTCTGTTCTTACATCAAAGACTAACTATAACTTTTATCTAATTCTTATTTCATGGGCAAGGATAAGGAAAAAGTTTAGGATGGATCTTTACGAGTAAAAGATTAAAAATAGAGTATGGTTCTTTCAGTAATTTCCTCAATTCTCAGTATCAAGATAAATATTTTGTCTCATGAA contains:
- the LOC121807118 gene encoding DEAD-box ATP-dependent RNA helicase 28-like, which codes for MGKFVFEPPSDEEIDPSTDGESEEEAEEEVEVSDDEDVVRKSKKTQSPWDFSSYTESIAEEHARRSTTSIDYKISKALERRPIAAAEEADSEERSDSEERSDSEIEIQDGYRSEEEEGEDASTTSGNAEKAFFSSAEGVTFKANSFMELHLSRPLLLSCEELGYVKPTPIQAACIPLALSGRDICGSAITGSGKTAAFALPTLERLLFRPKNRPAVRVLILTPTRELAVQIDSMIKTLAKHVPSIRSCVIVGGVSTKVQEAALRTLPDIVVATPGRMIDHLRNSMSVHLDELAVLILDEADRLLELGFSAEINELVKLCSKRRQTMLFSATMTEKVDELASLSLNKPVRLSADPTAKRPAALTEEVIRIRRMREGNQEAVLLSICSKSFTSRVIVFSGTKKAAHRLKILFGLAGFKAAELHGDLTQAQRMDALELFRKQQVDFLIATDVAARGLDIIGVRTVINFACPRDITSYVHRVGRTARAGKDGYAVTFVTDEDRSLLNAIVKRVGSRVRNRTVAEQSIQKWSEIIEQMEDQVASILREEKEEMALRKAEMEVTKAENMIAHRDEIYARPKRTWFVTEKEKKLAAKASKEASDKGKGSGRSTISAEQAEELKMKEKRKREREKNLPRKKRRKLEAAREMLEDEDVIKGGEKKDKEKNGISLVDVAYRRAKAVKAASKAVQAGKIVKKHVKNPTQSRTDEMHELFQDDMSEKKQTRALKGGLKKKSSFKSKSRYKRR